A single Musa acuminata AAA Group cultivar baxijiao chromosome BXJ2-1, Cavendish_Baxijiao_AAA, whole genome shotgun sequence DNA region contains:
- the LOC135584374 gene encoding protein FLX-like 2 isoform X1 produces MSPVTATTLTAVPAPRIAELITPLDADFPNPTLLGLRRASRRLRRTITLLTTSTLLVNMGSKGRIPPPHLRRPHAGPGLLHPDVFGPGIHPPPGAFPFDMLPPPEIMEQKLDAQHVEMQRLAMENQRFMATHSSLRHELAAAQQELQRLQTHMGVMQAEQEQQLRMLMDKITKMEADLKTSEPVKAELQQAHAEAQSLVAARQELISKVQQLTHDLQRSHGDVQQIPALMSELEALRQDYQHCRATYDYERKLRIDHYESLQVMEKNYVSMVREVEKLRAELTNATNLDRSGGQFGTNSATHKENDASGHQPVGQNAYEDGYGAPQGHGPGSTVPYGGVVGSASAHTAQRGPEYDPSRGPSYDASRAAAYDTARGDSYEGHRGTGYEAFTASRYDASKGAGVVQGAVVAGNPPYGSAHAPPSYGVPPAYGSTQVTYGSGQTPTAYGSSQGSRQTPAAYGSTQQATYGSGQTPTRAGGGYEAPRGGNTLRR; encoded by the exons ATGAGTCCGGTGACCGCAACCACGCTCACCGCCGTGCCCGCACCCCGAATCGCAGAGCTAATAACGCCACTTGATGCAGATTTCCCAAACCCTACTCTGCTCGGTCTCCGGCGCGCGAGCCGCCGCCTCCGACGAACCATAACGCTTCTTACTACGTCCACG CTGTTGGTCAATATGGGTAGCAAAGGTCGAATACCACCACCACATCTGCGGCGGCCTCATGCTGGTCCTGGCTTGTTGCACCCAGATGTATTTGGTCCAGGCATCCATCCTCCGCCTGGTGCTTTTCCTTTTGACATGCTGCCACCTCCAGAGATCATGGAGCAGAAGCTTGATGCACAACATGTGGAAATGCAAAGACTTGCAATGGAGAACCAAAGATTCATGGCTACCCATTCTTCTTTAAGGCATGAATTAGCTGCTGCCCAGCAGGAGTTGCAGAGATTGCAGACCCACATGGGTGTTATGCAAGCTGAGCAAGAGCAACAGCTAAGGATGCTCATGGATAAGATCACAAAGATGGAAGCTGATTTGAAAACTTCTGAGCCTGTTAAAGCAGAGTTGCAACAGGCACATGCAGAAGCTCAAAGCTTGGTTGCTGCAAGACAGGAACTAATATCCAAGGTGCAACAGCTGACGCACGATCTGCAGAGAAGCCATGGTGATGTCCAGCAAATCCCAGCTTTGATGTCTGAACTTGAGGCTCTTAGACAAGATTATCAACATTGCAG GGCTACATATGATTATGAGAGGAAACTGCGCATTGATCATTATGAGTCTCTACAAGTAATGGAGAAAAACTATGTCTCAATGGTGAGGGAGGTAGAAAAGCTACGTGCCGAATTGACAAATGCTACTAACCTTGACAGAAGTG GTGGGCAATTTGGAACAAATTCTGCTACTCACAAGGAAAATGATGCATCTGGACATCAGCCTGTAGGACAAAATGCTTATGAAGATGGTTATGGAGCTCCTCAG GGACATGGTCCTGGCAGTACAGTTCCTTATGGTGGTGTCGTTGGTTCTGCCTCAGCACATACCGCCCAGAGAGGCCCTGAATATGATCCTTCTAGAGGTCCGAGTTATGATGCTTCAAGAGCTGCAGCCTATGATACTGCTCGAGGTGACAGCTACGAGGGACACAGGGGCACCGGTTACGAGGCCTTTACAGCTTCTAGATATGATGCTTCTAAAGGAGCAGGTGTGGTTCAGGGAGCAGTTGTCGCAGGAAATCCTCCCTATGGGTCAGCACATGCGCCACCGTCTTATGGAGTTCCACCTGCCTACGGTTCAACACAAGTAACATATGGCTCCGGGCAGACACCGACAGCCTATGGTTCATCACAAGGGTCCAGGCAGACTCCAGCAGCCTATGGTTCGACACAACAAGCAACGTATGGATCTGGGCAGACACCAACTCGTGCCGGAGGTGGCTATGAAGCACCTCGTGGTGGAAACACCCTTCGTAGATAA
- the LOC135584374 gene encoding protein FLX-like 2 isoform X2, with the protein MGSKGRIPPPHLRRPHAGPGLLHPDVFGPGIHPPPGAFPFDMLPPPEIMEQKLDAQHVEMQRLAMENQRFMATHSSLRHELAAAQQELQRLQTHMGVMQAEQEQQLRMLMDKITKMEADLKTSEPVKAELQQAHAEAQSLVAARQELISKVQQLTHDLQRSHGDVQQIPALMSELEALRQDYQHCRATYDYERKLRIDHYESLQVMEKNYVSMVREVEKLRAELTNATNLDRSGGQFGTNSATHKENDASGHQPVGQNAYEDGYGAPQGHGPGSTVPYGGVVGSASAHTAQRGPEYDPSRGPSYDASRAAAYDTARGDSYEGHRGTGYEAFTASRYDASKGAGVVQGAVVAGNPPYGSAHAPPSYGVPPAYGSTQVTYGSGQTPTAYGSSQGSRQTPAAYGSTQQATYGSGQTPTRAGGGYEAPRGGNTLRR; encoded by the exons ATGGGTAGCAAAGGTCGAATACCACCACCACATCTGCGGCGGCCTCATGCTGGTCCTGGCTTGTTGCACCCAGATGTATTTGGTCCAGGCATCCATCCTCCGCCTGGTGCTTTTCCTTTTGACATGCTGCCACCTCCAGAGATCATGGAGCAGAAGCTTGATGCACAACATGTGGAAATGCAAAGACTTGCAATGGAGAACCAAAGATTCATGGCTACCCATTCTTCTTTAAGGCATGAATTAGCTGCTGCCCAGCAGGAGTTGCAGAGATTGCAGACCCACATGGGTGTTATGCAAGCTGAGCAAGAGCAACAGCTAAGGATGCTCATGGATAAGATCACAAAGATGGAAGCTGATTTGAAAACTTCTGAGCCTGTTAAAGCAGAGTTGCAACAGGCACATGCAGAAGCTCAAAGCTTGGTTGCTGCAAGACAGGAACTAATATCCAAGGTGCAACAGCTGACGCACGATCTGCAGAGAAGCCATGGTGATGTCCAGCAAATCCCAGCTTTGATGTCTGAACTTGAGGCTCTTAGACAAGATTATCAACATTGCAG GGCTACATATGATTATGAGAGGAAACTGCGCATTGATCATTATGAGTCTCTACAAGTAATGGAGAAAAACTATGTCTCAATGGTGAGGGAGGTAGAAAAGCTACGTGCCGAATTGACAAATGCTACTAACCTTGACAGAAGTG GTGGGCAATTTGGAACAAATTCTGCTACTCACAAGGAAAATGATGCATCTGGACATCAGCCTGTAGGACAAAATGCTTATGAAGATGGTTATGGAGCTCCTCAG GGACATGGTCCTGGCAGTACAGTTCCTTATGGTGGTGTCGTTGGTTCTGCCTCAGCACATACCGCCCAGAGAGGCCCTGAATATGATCCTTCTAGAGGTCCGAGTTATGATGCTTCAAGAGCTGCAGCCTATGATACTGCTCGAGGTGACAGCTACGAGGGACACAGGGGCACCGGTTACGAGGCCTTTACAGCTTCTAGATATGATGCTTCTAAAGGAGCAGGTGTGGTTCAGGGAGCAGTTGTCGCAGGAAATCCTCCCTATGGGTCAGCACATGCGCCACCGTCTTATGGAGTTCCACCTGCCTACGGTTCAACACAAGTAACATATGGCTCCGGGCAGACACCGACAGCCTATGGTTCATCACAAGGGTCCAGGCAGACTCCAGCAGCCTATGGTTCGACACAACAAGCAACGTATGGATCTGGGCAGACACCAACTCGTGCCGGAGGTGGCTATGAAGCACCTCGTGGTGGAAACACCCTTCGTAGATAA